From Pseudomonas sp. stari2, a single genomic window includes:
- a CDS encoding MacB family efflux pump subunit — MQTPLIDLQDIRKSYGGGDAPEVHVLRGIDLSIHAGEFVAIVGASGSGKSTLMNILGCLDRPTSGEYRFAGENVAGLDTDELAWLRREAFGFVFQGYHLIPSGSAQENVEMPAIYAGTPAAERHARAAVLLERLGLASRTGNRPHQLSGGQQQRVSIARALMNGGHIILADEPTGALDSHSGKEVMALLDELASQGHVVILITHDREVAARAKRIIEISDGLIIRDSAKEHPTVQASANPGALQAVDLRKRLSEGSEASGAWKGELIDAVQAAWRVMWINRFRTALTLLGIIIGVASVVVMLAVGEGSKRQVMAQMGAFGSNIIYLSGAAPNPRTPPGIVTLDEVSALASLPQITRIMPVNGAEAGVRFGNLDHMSYIGGNDTNFPDIFNWPVVEGSYFTEADERNGAAVAVIGKKVRDKLLKNVSNPIGQYILIENVPFQVVGVLAGKGASSGDQDSDNRIAIPYSAASVRLFGTHNPEYVVIAAADARKVHETEMAIEQLMLQLHNGKKDFELTNNAAMIQAEARTQNTLSLMLGSIAAISLLVGGIGVMNIMLMTVRERTREIGIRMATGARQRDILRQFLTEAVMLSVVGGIAGIGLALLVGGVLILSEVAVAFSLVAIAGAFACALITGVVFGFMPARKAARLDPVTALTSE, encoded by the coding sequence ATGCAAACGCCCCTGATCGACCTGCAGGACATCCGCAAATCCTACGGCGGCGGTGACGCGCCCGAAGTTCACGTGCTGCGCGGCATCGACCTGTCGATCCATGCCGGCGAGTTCGTGGCGATCGTCGGCGCGTCCGGCTCCGGCAAATCGACGCTGATGAACATCCTCGGCTGCCTCGACCGGCCCACGTCCGGCGAATACCGGTTTGCCGGGGAAAACGTCGCGGGCCTGGACACCGATGAACTGGCCTGGCTGCGTCGCGAGGCCTTCGGTTTTGTGTTTCAGGGTTACCACCTGATTCCGTCCGGCTCCGCCCAGGAAAACGTCGAGATGCCGGCCATCTATGCCGGCACTCCTGCCGCCGAGCGCCATGCACGGGCCGCCGTCCTGCTCGAGCGCCTCGGCCTGGCCTCGCGCACTGGCAATCGCCCCCATCAACTTTCCGGTGGCCAGCAACAACGGGTGTCGATTGCCCGCGCCTTGATGAACGGCGGTCATATCATTCTGGCGGACGAACCGACCGGCGCCCTCGACAGCCACAGCGGCAAGGAAGTCATGGCGCTGCTCGACGAGCTGGCGAGCCAGGGCCATGTGGTCATCCTCATCACCCACGACCGTGAAGTGGCGGCCCGGGCCAAGCGCATCATTGAAATCAGCGACGGCCTGATCATCCGCGACAGCGCCAAGGAACACCCCACCGTGCAGGCCAGCGCCAACCCCGGTGCCTTGCAGGCAGTGGATCTGCGCAAGCGCCTGAGCGAGGGCAGCGAAGCGAGCGGCGCCTGGAAAGGTGAGCTGATCGATGCGGTACAGGCGGCGTGGCGCGTCATGTGGATCAACCGCTTCCGTACCGCGCTGACGCTGCTGGGGATCATCATCGGCGTGGCGTCGGTGGTGGTCATGCTCGCGGTCGGTGAAGGCAGCAAGCGCCAGGTCATGGCGCAGATGGGCGCCTTCGGCTCCAACATCATTTACCTCAGCGGCGCCGCGCCGAACCCGCGCACGCCGCCGGGCATCGTCACCCTCGATGAAGTCTCCGCACTGGCCAGCCTGCCGCAGATCACTCGCATCATGCCGGTCAACGGCGCCGAAGCCGGGGTGCGCTTCGGCAACCTCGACCACATGAGTTACATCGGCGGCAATGACACCAATTTCCCCGACATCTTCAACTGGCCGGTGGTTGAAGGCAGCTACTTCACCGAGGCCGACGAGCGCAACGGTGCGGCCGTCGCGGTGATCGGCAAAAAGGTCCGCGACAAGTTGCTCAAGAACGTGAGCAACCCCATCGGCCAATACATCCTGATCGAGAATGTGCCGTTCCAGGTGGTCGGTGTACTCGCCGGTAAAGGCGCCAGCTCCGGCGATCAGGACAGCGACAATCGCATCGCCATCCCCTACTCCGCCGCGAGCGTGCGGTTGTTCGGCACGCATAACCCCGAGTACGTGGTGATCGCCGCCGCCGATGCGCGCAAGGTCCATGAAACCGAAATGGCCATCGAGCAATTGATGTTGCAGTTGCACAACGGCAAGAAGGATTTCGAACTGACCAACAATGCCGCGATGATTCAGGCCGAAGCCCGCACGCAAAACACCCTGTCGCTGATGCTCGGTTCCATTGCCGCGATTTCGCTGCTGGTCGGCGGCATCGGGGTGATGAACATCATGCTCATGACGGTGCGCGAACGCACTCGCGAAATCGGTATCCGCATGGCTACCGGCGCCCGTCAGCGCGACATCCTGCGTCAGTTCCTGACCGAAGCGGTGATGCTGTCGGTGGTTGGCGGCATTGCCGGTATTGGCCTGGCGCTGCTCGTGGGCGGCGTGTTGATACTCAGCGAAGTCGCCGTCGCATTTTCCCTGGTGGCAATCGCCGGCGCTTTCGCCTGCGCACTGATCACCGGGGTCGTTTTCGGCTTCATGCCCGCCCGCAAAGCTGCCCGGCTCGACCCGGTCACGGCCCTCACCAGTGAATGA
- a CDS encoding efflux RND transporter periplasmic adaptor subunit, with amino-acid sequence MKRPRPARRALLIALCLIPVIAVAAWQVLPPGRDKFATVQVSRGDIESSVTALGTLQPRRYVDVGAQASGQIRKIHVEVGDVVKEGQLLVEIDPATQKAKLDASQFSIENLKAQLQEQQAQHELARQKYQRQQNLAAGGATREEDVQTARAELKATQARIDMFQAQIRQAQASLRSDQAELGYTRIFAPMAGTVVALDAREGQTLNAQQQTPLILRIAKLSPMTVWAEVSEADIGHVKPGMTAYFTTLSGGNRRWSSTVRQILPVPPKPLDQTSQGGGSPTSTSKSGAGRVVLYTVLLDVDNADNALMAEMTTQVFFVSNEAKNVLTAPIAALHGSAKPDSQVARVVAQNGDIEQRTVRTGISDRLKVQILDGLSEGDHLLIGPADGSGG; translated from the coding sequence ATGAAACGTCCCCGCCCCGCCCGACGCGCCCTGCTCATCGCCCTTTGTCTGATTCCCGTTATTGCCGTTGCCGCCTGGCAAGTCTTGCCGCCCGGCCGGGACAAATTCGCCACCGTACAAGTCTCCCGTGGCGATATAGAAAGCAGCGTGACCGCACTCGGCACCCTTCAACCACGGCGCTATGTGGACGTCGGCGCCCAGGCTTCGGGGCAGATTCGCAAGATCCACGTGGAAGTCGGCGACGTGGTCAAGGAAGGCCAGTTGCTGGTGGAGATCGACCCGGCCACGCAAAAGGCCAAGCTCGACGCCAGCCAGTTTTCCATCGAAAACCTCAAGGCGCAGTTGCAGGAACAACAGGCCCAACACGAACTGGCGCGCCAGAAATATCAGCGCCAGCAGAATCTGGCCGCCGGCGGCGCCACCCGTGAAGAAGACGTGCAGACCGCCCGCGCCGAGCTGAAAGCCACGCAAGCGCGCATCGACATGTTCCAGGCGCAGATCCGTCAGGCACAGGCGAGCCTGCGCAGCGATCAGGCCGAACTCGGCTACACCCGGATCTTCGCGCCGATGGCCGGCACCGTGGTTGCGCTGGACGCTCGTGAGGGCCAGACACTCAACGCGCAACAACAGACGCCACTGATCCTGCGGATCGCCAAGCTGTCGCCAATGACGGTCTGGGCTGAAGTTTCCGAGGCCGACATCGGCCACGTCAAACCGGGCATGACCGCTTATTTCACCACCCTCAGCGGCGGCAACCGGCGCTGGAGCAGCACCGTGCGGCAGATCCTGCCGGTGCCACCCAAACCGCTGGATCAAACCAGCCAGGGCGGCGGCAGCCCGACCAGCACCAGTAAAAGCGGTGCCGGCCGCGTGGTGCTGTACACCGTGTTGCTGGATGTCGACAACGCCGACAACGCGTTGATGGCGGAGATGACCACGCAAGTGTTTTTCGTCTCCAACGAGGCAAAAAACGTCCTCACCGCACCGATTGCCGCCCTGCATGGCAGCGCCAAACCCGACAGCCAGGTCGCCCGGGTCGTGGCGCAGAACGGCGACATCGAGCAGCGCACCGTGCGCACCGGCATCAGCGATCGCTTGAAAGTGCAGATCCTCGATGGCCTAAGCGAGGGCGATCATCTGTTGATCGGCCCGGCCGACGGTAGCGGAGGTTGA
- a CDS encoding sigma-70 family RNA polymerase sigma factor, giving the protein MLENYYRELVCFLNAKLGNRQVAEDVVHDAYLRVLERSSDTPIEQPRAFLYRTALNLVIDDHRRNASRQVESLDVLDSEERYFSPSPHHSLDHGQRLALLQRALAELPALCRESFLLRKIEGLSHPEIAEHLGISKALVEKHIVNAMKHCRVRIKQWDGH; this is encoded by the coding sequence ATGTTGGAAAACTACTATCGCGAGCTGGTGTGTTTCCTGAACGCCAAGCTAGGCAACCGCCAGGTGGCCGAAGATGTAGTGCATGACGCTTATCTGCGGGTACTGGAGCGGTCCAGCGACACGCCGATCGAGCAGCCCCGCGCGTTTCTCTACCGCACGGCTCTCAACCTGGTGATCGATGACCATCGGCGCAATGCCTCGCGTCAGGTCGAATCCCTTGATGTGCTCGATAGCGAAGAGCGCTATTTCAGTCCTTCTCCTCATCACAGCCTCGATCATGGCCAGCGCCTGGCGCTGTTGCAGCGTGCACTGGCCGAGTTGCCGGCGCTGTGCCGCGAGAGCTTTTTACTGCGCAAGATAGAAGGGCTGTCGCACCCGGAAATCGCCGAACACCTTGGCATTTCCAAGGCACTGGTTGAAAAACACATCGTCAACGCCATGAAACATTGCCGGGTGCGCATCAAGCAATGGGATGGACATTGA